One Microtus ochrogaster isolate Prairie Vole_2 unplaced genomic scaffold, MicOch1.0 UNK65, whole genome shotgun sequence DNA window includes the following coding sequences:
- the LOC101996205 gene encoding P2Y purinoceptor 6-like produces MKDLRRYLVFKYIQYLVLPSPNAIMTLLGLLASLYVMLILTFPSVSRKSTVVFISNIAQADILVGCNIFSAITTGVTNSDTSLASFQSALRQNFQIANVHASSLLLSCVSLEAFLITFLPVETRHIRNVRCARVASKIIWAAVIIECFLYQLECIKGFNVSYLGIHRQAQLLVNFCYDTTALLKLLVYPTGVLLRIFNVYLFYKIYFRDFYI; encoded by the coding sequence ATGAAAGACCTCCGAAGGTACCTGGTGTTCAAATACATCCAATATCTAGTCTTACCTTCTCCAAATGCCATCATGACCCTACTGGGATTGCTCGCTAGTCTGTATGTCATGCTGATATTGACATTTCCTTCTGTATCCAGAAAATCCACTGTGGTGTTTATTAGTAACATAGCTCAGGCAGACATCTTAGTTGGCTGCAACATTTTTTCTGCCATCACAACAGGAGTGACAAATAGTGACACATCTTTAGCTTCTTTTCAATCTGCCTTGAGGCAGAACTTCCAAATTGCAAATGTTCATGCCAGTTCCCTTTTACTCAGCTGTGTTAGCCTAGAGGCTTTTCTGATTACGTTTCTTCCAGTAGAGACTCGCCACATAAGGAATGTTAGATGTGCTAGAGTAGCTTCTAAGATCATCTGGGCTGCTGTAATTATTGAGTGTTTCCTTTATCAGCTAGAGTGCATCAAAGGCTTTAACGTTTCTTATCTTGGCATTCATAGGCAAGCTCAACTATTGGTGAATTTCTGTTATGACACCACAGCATTGCTGAAATTACTTGTTTACCCGACTGGAGTTCTTTTAAGAATCTTcaatgtttatcttttttataaaatttatttcagggACTTCTATATTTAG